From one Streptomyces sp. NBC_01478 genomic stretch:
- a CDS encoding YihY/virulence factor BrkB family protein, translating into MPSTPGPGQRVERNSPDRPSKLPKRAWWAVLKGTVKEFQDDELADRAAALTYYGVLSLFPALLVLVSLLGIAGKSTTQQVLDNIEKLAPSSARNIIGDAVRQLQATGGLGSIVAVVGIVVAVWSASGYIAAFIRSANVVYDMPEGRPVWKVLPIRVGVTVVLLVLTVISALIVVFTGGLARAAGSALGIGHATLLVWSIAKWPGLVILVMAMIAILYWAAPNVKGRGFRWVTPGSVLALLVWMIASAGFAFYVAHFASYNKTYGTLAGVIVFLIWLWISNIAVLLGLEFDAELARQRALAGGLPKGEEPYLPPRDTRAWRKEDHRRTE; encoded by the coding sequence ATGCCATCGACACCCGGACCCGGACAGCGGGTAGAACGCAACTCGCCCGACAGGCCCAGCAAACTGCCGAAGCGGGCCTGGTGGGCGGTGCTCAAGGGCACGGTCAAGGAGTTCCAGGACGACGAACTCGCCGACCGGGCCGCCGCGTTGACGTACTACGGGGTTCTCTCCCTCTTCCCTGCACTGCTGGTCCTGGTCTCACTGCTCGGCATCGCCGGCAAGTCGACGACCCAGCAGGTCCTGGACAACATCGAGAAACTGGCGCCGAGTTCGGCCCGGAACATCATCGGCGATGCCGTACGCCAGCTCCAGGCCACCGGCGGCCTCGGCTCCATCGTGGCCGTGGTCGGCATCGTCGTCGCCGTGTGGTCGGCCTCCGGCTACATCGCGGCGTTCATCCGCAGTGCCAACGTCGTGTACGACATGCCCGAGGGACGCCCCGTGTGGAAGGTGCTGCCGATCCGGGTCGGCGTCACGGTGGTGCTGCTGGTCCTGACGGTGATCAGCGCGCTGATCGTGGTGTTCACCGGCGGCCTGGCCCGCGCGGCCGGTTCCGCCCTGGGAATCGGGCACGCCACCCTGCTGGTGTGGTCGATCGCGAAGTGGCCGGGGCTGGTCATCCTGGTCATGGCGATGATCGCGATCCTGTACTGGGCGGCGCCCAACGTGAAGGGCCGCGGCTTCCGTTGGGTCACTCCGGGCAGCGTGCTGGCGCTGCTGGTCTGGATGATCGCCTCGGCGGGCTTCGCGTTCTACGTGGCCCACTTCGCCTCGTACAACAAGACCTACGGCACGCTCGCCGGCGTGATCGTCTTCCTGATATGGCTGTGGATCAGCAATATCGCGGTCCTGCTCGGCCTCGAATTCGACGCGGAACTGGCCCGCCAGCGTGCCCTGGCCGGCGGGCTCCCCAAGGGCGAAGAGCCGTATCTCCCGCCCCGGGACACCCGAGCCTGGAGGAAGGAGGACCACCGCCGGACGGAGTGA
- a CDS encoding DUF6479 family protein — MNTSNMEVAASSGAALGVFPLVAGLILVVGLIWAVRLGIRARRRESAPPRPEEQPRLPESGPTHEVQEMREPNEMPHAKDESERLTPHQLSGGGTSGSRRSEDQRRRRWGSGSA; from the coding sequence ATGAACACATCGAACATGGAAGTGGCCGCGTCGAGCGGAGCGGCCCTCGGCGTCTTTCCGCTGGTCGCCGGTCTGATCCTCGTCGTCGGGCTGATCTGGGCCGTACGGCTCGGTATCAGGGCCCGTCGGCGGGAGTCCGCGCCGCCGCGCCCGGAGGAGCAACCCCGGCTGCCGGAGTCCGGGCCGACCCACGAGGTGCAGGAGATGCGCGAGCCCAACGAGATGCCGCACGCGAAGGACGAGAGCGAGCGACTCACCCCGCACCAACTGTCCGGGGGCGGTACGTCGGGCAGTCGGCGCAGTGAGGACCAGAGGCGCCGGCGTTGGGGCTCGGGTTCCGCGTGA
- a CDS encoding GlsB/YeaQ/YmgE family stress response membrane protein: MGIIAWIIIGLLAGAIAKILMPGKDPGGTIVTMLIGIAGGLLGGWLGKVVFGVDSIDGFFDISTWIAAIVGSLVLLLLYRLVTGNRRSHRHA; the protein is encoded by the coding sequence ATGGGAATCATCGCGTGGATCATCATCGGCCTGCTCGCCGGCGCCATCGCCAAGATTTTGATGCCGGGCAAGGACCCCGGCGGCACCATCGTCACCATGCTCATCGGCATCGCCGGCGGTCTGCTCGGCGGCTGGCTCGGCAAGGTGGTCTTCGGGGTCGACTCCATCGACGGATTCTTCGACATCTCCACCTGGATCGCGGCAATCGTAGGCTCCCTCGTCCTGCTCCTCCTCTACCGCCTCGTCACCGGCAACCGACGCTCTCACCGCCACGCCTGA
- a CDS encoding MarR family winged helix-turn-helix transcriptional regulator — translation MSQGEPGIELDTSLGYMLKAAASALHSALEAVLSPLGMTITHYSCLELLAQRPGLSNSELARGAFVTRQSMNVLLQALERQGLVIRPARAPVGRALPTELTARGRRQLEMASAAVRRVEQDMLANLDANEQDQMRRLLTTCIASLTEPPASAT, via the coding sequence ATGAGTCAAGGCGAGCCCGGAATCGAGCTGGACACATCGCTGGGGTACATGCTGAAGGCGGCCGCGAGCGCTCTGCACTCCGCCCTGGAGGCCGTGCTGAGTCCGCTCGGCATGACGATCACCCACTACTCCTGCCTGGAGCTGCTCGCCCAGCGACCGGGTCTGTCGAACTCCGAGCTTGCCCGCGGCGCCTTCGTCACCCGGCAGTCGATGAATGTGCTCCTGCAGGCCCTCGAGCGCCAGGGACTCGTCATCCGCCCAGCGCGGGCACCCGTGGGCAGGGCCCTGCCCACCGAGCTGACTGCCCGCGGGCGCCGCCAGCTCGAGATGGCCAGCGCCGCGGTTCGCCGCGTCGAGCAAGACATGCTGGCCAATCTGGATGCCAACGAACAAGATCAGATGCGGCGCCTGCTCACCACGTGCATCGCCTCACTGACCGAACCGCCCGCATCGGCGACGTAA